One window of the Rhodococcus sovatensis genome contains the following:
- the istB gene encoding IS21-like element helper ATPase IstB, translating into MTDTTVANATAGKPTTAAPQQVPELAADLDAGLRRLKLAAIRRTAPEVLLTAKTQRWTPEEVLRTLVESELAARDASNIVNRLKVAAFPVTKTLESFDVAASSIQPKVFDYLSSLEWVRTQSNLALIGPAGTGKSHTLIGLGVAAVHAGHKVRYFTAADLVETLYRGLADNTVGKIIESLLRVDLIIVDEMGFAPLDDTGTQLLFRLVAGAYERRSLAIASHWPFEQWGRFLPEHTTAASILDRLLHHATIVVTDGESYRMKDAQHRKDRP; encoded by the coding sequence ATGACCGACACCACCGTCGCTAACGCCACAGCAGGTAAGCCGACCACCGCGGCACCGCAACAGGTTCCCGAACTGGCAGCCGATCTCGATGCAGGGTTGCGGCGACTCAAACTCGCTGCGATCCGCAGGACCGCACCCGAAGTGCTGCTCACCGCCAAAACCCAGCGCTGGACACCGGAGGAAGTGCTGCGGACGCTGGTCGAATCCGAGCTCGCAGCCCGAGACGCCTCGAACATCGTCAACCGACTCAAGGTAGCTGCGTTTCCGGTGACGAAGACATTGGAATCGTTCGACGTCGCTGCGTCATCGATCCAGCCGAAAGTCTTCGACTATCTCTCCAGCTTGGAATGGGTTCGGACGCAATCGAATCTAGCGCTCATCGGGCCCGCGGGGACCGGGAAGTCGCACACCCTGATCGGGCTCGGAGTCGCCGCAGTCCACGCCGGGCACAAGGTCCGTTACTTCACCGCCGCGGATCTGGTCGAAACGTTGTATCGCGGTCTGGCCGACAACACCGTCGGCAAGATCATCGAATCGCTGCTACGGGTCGATCTGATCATCGTCGACGAAATGGGGTTCGCCCCGCTCGACGACACCGGAACGCAACTGCTATTCCGGCTCGTCGCCGGCGCTTACGAACGACGGTCGTTGGCGATCGCCTCGCACTGGCCGTTCGAGCAGTGGGGTCGGTTCCTGCCCGAGCACACCACCGCAGCGTCGATTCTCGACCGACTGCTCCACCACGCAACCATCGTCGTCACCGACGGCGAGTCCTACCGCATGAAAGACGCACAACACCGAAAGGACCGCCCCTGA
- the istA gene encoding IS21 family transposase → MDIISTYNQVGSYRATAELCGTTHKTVRRTVERFEAEHAGQTPAARVEREHNYDAVTELVTERVEKSQGRISAKRILPIARTAGYDGSDRNFRRLVAEEKAKWKAAHHRGRRPAVWAPGDYLVIDWATIGGLHLFCAVMAYSRWRFVAFATDERATTTMALIAEALAAVGGVPAKVLADRMACLKGGVVANVVIPTPDYVRFATHYGFAPDFCHANDPQSKGVVENLVGYAQRDLAVPLLTEAAVAGTTVDVHAANAAAKIWCAEVNARVHSETCAVPDEQLDLERELLFALPSLRLEIGPPPVTRKVDRLSCVRFASARYSVPVKFIGATVMLRQVDGRLMIIDSSSGEVLAEHDLTQPGTASVLDEHYDGARPAPNRGPRPRTTVEQQFCALGDSAERFLVGAAAIGNTRLSSELEVLLALGAAHGHEALVGALTRAVAFRRFRAADVRSILAAGAGTPQPRPAGDALILDLPTAPTRSLDAYAVRPPSSGQQVPS, encoded by the coding sequence ATGGACATCATTTCCACCTACAACCAAGTCGGGTCGTACCGCGCAACCGCCGAACTGTGCGGCACCACCCACAAGACCGTCAGACGCACCGTCGAACGATTCGAAGCCGAACACGCAGGCCAGACTCCTGCCGCCCGCGTCGAACGTGAACACAACTACGACGCCGTGACCGAGTTGGTCACCGAACGCGTCGAAAAATCCCAAGGCAGGATCTCCGCGAAACGGATTCTGCCGATCGCCCGCACTGCCGGCTACGACGGCTCGGACCGCAACTTCCGCCGCCTGGTCGCCGAGGAGAAAGCGAAATGGAAGGCCGCGCATCACCGCGGCCGCCGCCCCGCGGTGTGGGCGCCGGGCGATTACCTGGTCATCGACTGGGCCACCATCGGCGGTCTGCACCTGTTCTGCGCTGTCATGGCCTACTCCCGCTGGCGGTTCGTAGCGTTCGCGACCGACGAGAGAGCAACCACGACAATGGCATTGATCGCAGAAGCGCTCGCCGCGGTCGGCGGTGTCCCGGCGAAAGTCCTCGCCGACCGCATGGCATGCCTCAAGGGCGGTGTCGTCGCGAACGTCGTCATTCCAACCCCGGACTACGTCCGGTTCGCCACCCATTATGGGTTCGCGCCGGACTTCTGCCACGCCAACGATCCACAATCGAAAGGTGTGGTGGAGAACCTCGTCGGCTACGCCCAACGAGATCTCGCCGTCCCGTTGCTCACCGAAGCGGCCGTTGCCGGCACCACCGTCGATGTCCACGCCGCGAACGCGGCCGCGAAGATCTGGTGCGCAGAAGTCAACGCACGGGTGCACTCGGAAACCTGCGCCGTCCCCGACGAACAACTCGATTTGGAGCGAGAACTGCTGTTCGCGTTGCCATCTTTGCGTTTGGAGATCGGGCCACCGCCGGTCACCAGGAAAGTCGACCGCCTCTCCTGCGTGCGGTTCGCCTCGGCCCGGTACTCGGTGCCGGTGAAGTTCATCGGGGCCACGGTCATGCTCAGACAAGTCGACGGACGGCTGATGATCATCGATTCGTCCTCCGGCGAGGTCTTGGCCGAACATGATCTCACGCAGCCGGGAACCGCGTCGGTGCTCGACGAGCACTACGACGGCGCCCGGCCTGCACCGAACAGGGGTCCGCGTCCGAGAACCACTGTCGAGCAACAGTTCTGTGCACTCGGTGACAGCGCCGAGCGGTTCCTGGTCGGTGCCGCGGCAATCGGTAACACCCGGTTGTCCTCCGAGCTCGAGGTGCTTCTTGCGCTCGGCGCCGCGCACGGCCATGAGGCGTTGGTCGGGGCGTTGACACGTGCAGTGGCGTTCCGGCGGTTCAGAGCTGCCGATGTCCGCTCGATCCTCGCCGCAGGAGCCGGCACACCCCAGCCGCGCCCTGCCGGTGATGCGCTGATCCTGGATCTGCCGACCGCTCCGACTCGGTCGTTGGATGCCTACGCGGTCAGGCCGCCGTCCAGCGGGCAGCAGGTGCCGTCATGA
- a CDS encoding IS110 family transposase, which produces MEIVFSKVAGIDVHKRQVTVAVRVPEGEADSGQKRTQRVRRFATFYGALLEMAQWLRAEQVTHVAMEATGVYWRPVFHALAEFDGFEVLLCNAHHVKNVPGRKTDATDAVWLAQLCEVGLLRGSFIPPAEIAAVRELTRYRRKLTEERTRETQRLHKVLEDGGIKLDSVASDSLGVSGRAMITALIDGVRDPVVLANLARGLMRKKIPDLTLALSGRFAAHHGVLAGLHLDHINHLNEMIARLETRIDEVVDPFARQRDLLMTIPGIGKRAAETIIAEIGVDMSRFPTADHLASWAGLCPGNNESAGKRKKTATRNGNAHLCSVLVESAWSASRTKTRLGARFRRLHRRFGKAGGKKAAVALAHTILVIAWHILHDEVEYSDLGADFYTPRNSPEVQKARLVRQLKDLGYSVEIGPAA; this is translated from the coding sequence ATGGAGATCGTATTTTCGAAGGTTGCAGGGATCGACGTGCACAAACGTCAAGTCACTGTGGCGGTGCGGGTTCCGGAGGGTGAGGCCGATAGCGGCCAGAAGCGAACGCAGCGGGTGCGCCGGTTCGCGACCTTCTACGGTGCGCTGCTTGAGATGGCGCAATGGCTTCGCGCCGAACAGGTTACGCACGTCGCGATGGAAGCGACCGGAGTGTACTGGCGGCCAGTGTTTCATGCACTGGCGGAGTTCGATGGGTTCGAAGTCCTATTGTGCAACGCGCACCATGTCAAGAATGTGCCGGGCCGCAAGACCGACGCAACCGATGCGGTGTGGCTGGCTCAGTTGTGTGAGGTCGGGTTGCTGCGGGGCAGTTTCATCCCGCCGGCCGAGATCGCAGCCGTTCGGGAGCTGACCCGGTATCGCCGAAAGTTGACCGAAGAACGCACTCGGGAGACCCAGCGTCTTCACAAGGTCCTCGAGGACGGTGGGATCAAGCTCGATTCGGTTGCGTCCGATTCCCTTGGGGTGTCGGGGCGGGCGATGATCACCGCTCTGATCGACGGAGTGCGCGACCCGGTCGTGTTGGCCAATCTGGCCCGCGGATTGATGCGGAAGAAGATCCCGGATCTGACGTTAGCGCTCTCGGGGCGATTCGCGGCTCACCACGGTGTGCTGGCTGGTCTGCACTTGGACCACATCAATCACCTGAACGAGATGATCGCCCGGTTGGAAACGCGGATCGATGAGGTCGTCGATCCGTTCGCTCGGCAGCGAGATCTGCTGATGACCATCCCCGGCATCGGCAAGCGCGCCGCGGAGACGATCATCGCGGAGATTGGTGTGGACATGTCCCGATTTCCTACCGCTGATCACCTGGCGTCGTGGGCCGGGCTGTGCCCTGGCAACAATGAGTCCGCGGGCAAAAGGAAGAAGACGGCAACCCGTAACGGCAATGCTCACCTGTGTAGTGTGCTGGTGGAGTCGGCGTGGTCGGCCTCTCGTACCAAGACGCGGTTGGGTGCCCGGTTTCGGCGCCTTCACCGGCGGTTCGGCAAGGCCGGCGGGAAGAAAGCCGCTGTCGCCCTGGCCCACACCATCTTGGTGATCGCCTGGCACATTCTGCATGATGAGGTCGAGTACAGCGATTTGGGTGCGGATTTCTATACTCCACGCAACAGTCCAGAGGTTCAGAAGGCCCGCTTGGTCCGGCAGCTCAAGGACCTCGGCTATAGCGTCGAGATCGGACCTGCGGCCTGA